One Actinosynnema pretiosum DNA segment encodes these proteins:
- a CDS encoding dihydrofolate reductase family protein, giving the protein MRALRYSINVTVDGCCDHRVIPADEELHRHHAGNIARADVLLLGRVTYLMMEEAWRSPSGSAVGDGADPFARAVDAARKVVVSGTLERVDWNAELLRGDLGSAVRALKEEPGNGVLVGGVALPLALAGLGLIDEYEFVVHPRIAGRGPSVFAGLSEHVELRLVEAVEFASGAVAMRYEPRR; this is encoded by the coding sequence GTGCGGGCGCTCAGGTACTCCATCAACGTGACCGTCGACGGGTGCTGCGACCACCGGGTGATCCCCGCGGACGAGGAGCTGCACCGGCACCACGCGGGGAACATCGCGCGGGCCGACGTGCTGCTGCTCGGGCGGGTGACGTACCTGATGATGGAGGAGGCCTGGCGGTCGCCGTCCGGGAGCGCGGTCGGGGACGGGGCGGATCCCTTCGCGCGGGCCGTCGACGCGGCGCGGAAGGTCGTCGTGTCCGGGACGTTGGAGCGGGTCGACTGGAACGCCGAGCTGCTGCGCGGGGATCTCGGGTCGGCGGTGCGGGCGCTCAAGGAGGAGCCGGGGAACGGGGTGCTCGTCGGCGGGGTGGCGCTGCCGCTGGCGCTGGCGGGGCTGGGGTTGATCGACGAGTACGAGTTCGTGGTGCACCCCCGGATCGCCGGGCGCGGGCCGTCGGTGTTCGCCGGGCTCTCGGAGCACGTGGAGCTGCGGCTGGTGGAGGCGGTGGAGTTCGCGTCCGGGGCCGTGGCGATGCGGTACGAGCCCCGGAGGTGA